A single window of Athene noctua chromosome 1, bAthNoc1.hap1.1, whole genome shotgun sequence DNA harbors:
- the YPEL5 gene encoding protein yippee-like 5, with the protein MGRIFLDHIGGTRLFSCANCDTILTNRSELISTRFTGATGRAFLFNKVVNLQYSEVQDRVMLTGRHMVRDVSCKNCNSKLGWIYEFATEDSQRYKEGRVILERALVRESEGFEEHVPSDNS; encoded by the exons atgggaagaatttttcTGGATCATATTGGTGGCACTCGCCTGTTCTCCTGTGCAAACTGCGACACGATTCTGACCAATCGTTCTGAGCTCATCTCCACTCGTTTTACAGGGGCCACAGGAAGAGCCTTTCTTTTTAACAAG GTGGTAAATCTGCAATACAGTGAAGTTCAGGATCGGGTCATGCTCACTGGTCGCCACATGGTTCGAGACGTGAGCTGCAAGAACTGCAACAGCAAACTGGGTTGGATCTATGAATTTGCCACTGAAGACAGCCAGCGCTACAAGGAAGGCCGTGTTATCCTGGAAAGAGCGTTGGTTCGAGAGAGTGAAGGATTTGAGGAGCATGTACCATCCGACAATTCCTGA